Proteins found in one Myxococcota bacterium genomic segment:
- a CDS encoding succinate--CoA ligase subunit alpha translates to WVAEHKSRLPIVAFMAGRFMDAMPGMRFGHAGTIVEGKADTTAEKIERLRAAGIAVAEKIEDIPKLVREQLARRGK, encoded by the coding sequence GCTGGGTCGCCGAACACAAGTCGCGGCTGCCGATCGTGGCGTTCATGGCCGGCCGCTTCATGGACGCCATGCCGGGCATGCGCTTCGGCCACGCCGGCACGATCGTCGAGGGCAAGGCCGACACCACCGCGGAGAAGATCGAGAGACTGCGCGCGGCCGGCATCGCCGTGGCCGAGAAGATCGAGGACATTCCGAAGCTCGTGCGCGAGCAGCTCGCGCGCCGGGGGAAGTGA